From a region of the Castanea sativa cultivar Marrone di Chiusa Pesio chromosome 10, ASM4071231v1 genome:
- the LOC142611887 gene encoding tubby-like F-box protein 3 — MSFKSIIQDMRGEFGSISRKGFEVKFVSGMRSRSHRVVQDSSAVATIDALKQSCWVNLPPELLRDVLIRIDTSEDTWPPRKNVVACAGVCRNWREIMKEIVKSPEVSGKLTFPISLKQPGPRDSLLQCFIKRNRSSQTYYLYLGLNQASTDDGKFLLAARKCRRPTHTDYIISLNSDDVSKGSSTYVGKLRSNFLGTKFTIFDAQPPHAGVRVTKCRSTRLINRQVTPKVPPGNYPIAHISYELNVLGSRGPRRMHCVMDAIPNSAVEPGGVAPTQTEFLLGSVDSFPSLPFFRSKSIRTDSFRSGHSSVPSEGMLVLRNKAPRWHEQLQCWCLNFNGRVTVASVKNFQLVASPDNGVAGPEHENVILQFGKVGKDVFTMDYQYPISAFQAFAICLSSFDTKIACE; from the exons ATGTCGTTTAAGAGTATCATTCAGGACATGAGAGGTGAGTTTGGGAGCATTTCTAGGAAAGGGTTTGAGGTGAAGTTTGTGTCTGGGATGAGATCCAGGTCGCACCGGGTGGTCCAGGATAGCTCTGCGGTGGCAACAATTGATGCTTTGAAGCAGAGCTGTTGGGTTAACTTGCCACCGGAACTTTTGAGGGATGTGCTAATAAGGATAGACACCTCTGAAGATACTTGGCCTCCCCGGAAAAATGTGGTTGCTTGTGCTGGTGTTTGCAGGAATTGGAGAGAAATCATGAAAGAAATTGTGAAATCCCCTGAGGTTTCTGGCAAGTTGACATTTCCAATCTCCTTGAAGCAG CCTGGACCAAGGGACTCCCTCCTTCAGTGTTTCATCAAACGGAATCGTAGCAGCCAAACATATTATCTTTACCTCGGCTTAAATCAAG CTTCAACTGATGATGGAAAGTTCCTTCTTGCTGCACGGAAGTGTCGACGTCCTACTCACACAGATTACATCATCTCTTTAAATTCTGATGATGTGTCAAAAGGGAGTAGCACCTATGTTGGAAAATTGAG ATCGAACTTTCTGGGTACCAAATTCACAATATTTGATGCACAACCACCACATGCTGGAGTGAGAGTCACCAAATGTCGTTCTACCAGGCTAATTAATAGACAAGTCACCCCCAAAGTCCCTCCTGGCAACTACCCCATTGCCCATATTTCATACGAGTTGAATGTCTTGGGTTCCAG GGGTCCTAGAAGAATGCACTGTGTCATGGATGCCATTCCCAACTCTGCTGTTGAGCCAGGAGGTGTGGCTCCCACACAGACTGAATTCCTCCTTGGCAGTGTGGATAGTTTTCCATCCCTCCCTTTCTTCAGATCTAAATCAATCCGGACAGATAGTTTCCGATCTGGACATTCGTCTGTTCCAAGTGAAGGAATGCTGGTCTTAAGGAACAAGGCCCCTAGGTGGCATGAACAACTCCAGTGCTGGTGTCTGAACTTCAATGGACGGGTGACAGTTGCTTCAGTTAAGAATTTTCAGCTGGTTGCTTCTCCTGACAATGGAGTTGCTGGGCCAGAGCATGAGAATGTCATTCTCCAGTTTGGAAAGGTGGGAAAGGATGTATTCACAATGGATTATCAGTATCCAATCTCAGCTTTCCAAGCATTTGCCATATGTCTTAGCAGCTTTGACACAAAGATCGCTTGTGAATAA